From Pandoraea vervacti, the proteins below share one genomic window:
- a CDS encoding FRG domain-containing protein yields MLSVNKEIRKAIISKPNCCVSPANMTESKITKQLVQDARTTIEIKVANWGEFESKLSELSNVYNELERGLDGRHLPHLLYRGQSKAQFTLSTTLERYPVKISRFSDYYDAIFAARYEIESASGTTWEIPSPLEIRKALESSIPSAPPAYEYMLYLRHHGFPSPILDWSRSPYIAAFFAFSGCDEEKSDPVAVYAYLESVWSGKVGSLNEPAIATLGPYARTHRRHYLQQAEYTICRVLVDDDWNFAPHEDAMGRTEGQDVLIKFEIPASERRTALETLDKFNLNAWSLYGSEEGLMATMAMRQFEFSERVRRRELRIEHEKSLVESGLNGEALNSGPL; encoded by the coding sequence ATGCTGAGCGTCAACAAGGAAATCCGCAAGGCTATTATCTCGAAACCGAATTGCTGCGTGTCGCCTGCAAATATGACCGAATCCAAAATAACCAAGCAACTTGTGCAAGACGCACGAACGACCATTGAAATAAAAGTCGCGAACTGGGGAGAATTCGAATCTAAGCTTTCTGAGCTCTCAAACGTTTATAACGAGTTGGAGCGTGGTCTCGATGGACGACATCTTCCACATCTCCTTTATCGCGGGCAATCGAAGGCTCAATTTACGTTGTCTACGACGCTTGAGCGGTACCCGGTCAAGATATCTCGCTTTTCAGATTATTACGACGCAATATTCGCCGCTCGGTACGAGATCGAATCCGCCAGCGGCACAACGTGGGAAATTCCTTCTCCCCTTGAGATAAGGAAAGCACTCGAATCATCGATCCCGAGCGCACCGCCGGCCTACGAATATATGCTCTACCTGCGCCACCACGGGTTCCCTTCACCGATTTTGGATTGGAGCCGCTCTCCATACATAGCGGCCTTTTTTGCGTTTTCAGGCTGCGATGAAGAAAAATCTGACCCCGTCGCCGTTTACGCCTACCTGGAGTCTGTGTGGTCAGGGAAGGTGGGATCGCTGAACGAACCCGCTATCGCCACACTTGGTCCATATGCCCGAACCCATCGGCGACATTATCTTCAACAGGCGGAATACACGATATGCCGTGTACTCGTCGATGACGATTGGAATTTCGCTCCGCACGAAGACGCAATGGGCCGGACTGAGGGCCAAGATGTGCTGATAAAGTTTGAGATCCCCGCATCTGAAAGAAGAACGGCGTTGGAAACACTGGATAAATTCAATCTCAATGCTTGGTCTTTGTATGGATCGGAAGAGGGATTGATGGCAACTATGGCAATGCGCCAGTTTGAGTTCTCTGAGCGAGTAAGGCGGCGGGAACTCCGAATCGAGCATGAGAAGAGCCTCGTAGAAAGCGGCCTGAATGGCGAAGCACTCAATAGCGGACCACTGTAA